A window of Flavobacterium branchiarum genomic DNA:
TCCGTGACATAAAATAATAGCCTTATCGGAACTATTGATAATGAAATCAATATTAATAAAATCTCCATCGACCAATTCCTGTTTGACCCTCTTATAATCAGGAATAGGAAATCGTTTAAACATTGCAGCATAAATAGTAGAAAAATGCCTATTTCTATTCATGATAGAAGGGAAATCATAATGCGATTGTTCAATTACTGGCATAGTCAAAAAGTTTATCTGATTGAACAAATTTAAGCATATCTCAGAATTAATTCTAAGAAAGGAAATATAAATAATTTGTTATTTAATCTACATATCTAAGGTTTGTTCACCACCACCATTAATAAAAATAACTTGCCCACTAGTCCAACTAGATATTGGTGATGCAAAATAAAGTACCGCTCCTGCAATATCAATAGCTTCTCCCAATCTACCAATCGGAGTATGTTTAAGCATTGCTTTTTCAACTTCAGGTGTTAAAACTGTACTCAATGCACGCGTTCTTGTTGCGCCAGGTCCAATAGCATTTAATCTAATATTATCAGGACCAAAATCATAAGCTAGATTTCTGGTCATATGGTTAATCGCTGCTTTAGAAGAAGCATAAGCACTAATAGCCGGACTAGTATTTATAGAAGCCATCGAAGACATATTTATAATACTTCCGTAACCAGCCTTTTTCATCTCTGGTGCTACTAATTGGCATAATCTCCACATACTAAACACATTCATATCGTATACCTTTTTAAATTGATCTACAGTAATATCGTATGGGCTTTCTCTCCCTGCTCCTCCACCTCCAACATTATTAACCAAGATTTCAATACTTCCAAATTCTTTTACAGTTTGGTCAACAAGATTAACTAAAGCTTCATCCTTTGTAACATCACAATGTATTGCAATAGCCTTACCACCATTATCATTTATTTCTTTTGAAGTATTTTTGGCATCTTCCAGATTATAATCTGAAACAACCACATTTGCTCCATAAGCAGCAAGTATCTCACAACAAGCTTTTCCTATTCCATTTGCCCCACCAGTAATTATGGCGGTTTTTCCTTTTAAGTCAAAAAATTTCGAAGTATCCATTTTCTTAAATTATTATGATTAACCCATTGGGCGCAATTATTTGAAGTAAAATATAGATTCGATATTATAAAAAACACGAAAAACTAGCATTATTTTGGCACATAATTAAAATAACACTTATCTCAAATTTAGTGAAAATTCGCGCAATAAAAAAGAAATATAGCGTCTTTCAATTATTTGCATATTTTATTTTTCCATTTAAAGGATTCTTGAAATAAATTCACTAAGTGTAGCGATATAGATGTAATTGTTCATTTCTCAAAAAACAAGATTGTGGTTAAATTATGTTAATGCACAAAACAAAGCTTGAGCTATTATTTTAAAAAAAAAAATGTCCTATAAAAAAAGCGCTACTTATATAAAGTAGCGCTTTTTTTGAATATGTGAATTAACAAAAACAACCTCAA
This region includes:
- a CDS encoding glucose 1-dehydrogenase translates to MDTSKFFDLKGKTAIITGGANGIGKACCEILAAYGANVVVSDYNLEDAKNTSKEINDNGGKAIAIHCDVTKDEALVNLVDQTVKEFGSIEILVNNVGGGGAGRESPYDITVDQFKKVYDMNVFSMWRLCQLVAPEMKKAGYGSIINMSSMASINTSPAISAYASSKAAINHMTRNLAYDFGPDNIRLNAIGPGATRTRALSTVLTPEVEKAMLKHTPIGRLGEAIDIAGAVLYFASPISSWTSGQVIFINGGGEQTLDM